From the genome of Geminocystis herdmanii PCC 6308, one region includes:
- a CDS encoding NAD(P)/FAD-dependent oxidoreductase — MTISPENIIIIGAGPAGLTCAYELIKNNHKPLVLEQADLVGGISRTEIYKGYRFDIGGHRFYTKVIEIEQLWTEVLGDNFIQVPRLSRIYYRGKFFDYPLSLKSTLTNLGIIESVLIIWSYAKTKLLFFDNKKEAETFEDWVITSFGERLYRTFFKTYTEKVWGIPCNQIQAEWAKQRIKGLSLKEAIMNIFFGKSNTKSLINQFDYPILGPGMMWEAFADAIENKGAKVQLNSKIIKINRKSTKILSIEVEEKGKIKIIEGKHFVSSMPVTKLLSIIEPKPPDNILNVANKLKYRDFLIVALIIDAEDLFPDNWIYIHDQNFRVGRIQNFKNWSQKMVPDITKTCLGMEYFCSEGDDLWSLSNSELIKLATQELERLGLAKYKLVEEGTVLRQKKAYPVYDKNYYQYLTTIKDYLGTFENLQTIGRNGMHRYNNQDHSMLTGLLAAKNILGEKHDLWEVNTERSYYEEFRT; from the coding sequence ATGACAATCAGTCCTGAAAATATTATTATAATTGGTGCTGGTCCGGCAGGTTTAACTTGTGCTTATGAATTAATAAAAAACAATCATAAACCTTTAGTATTAGAACAAGCAGACTTAGTAGGAGGTATATCTCGAACTGAAATTTATAAGGGTTATCGTTTTGATATTGGTGGTCATCGTTTTTATACTAAAGTAATAGAAATAGAACAACTATGGACAGAAGTTTTAGGAGATAATTTTATTCAAGTACCTCGTTTATCTCGCATTTATTATCGAGGAAAATTTTTTGATTATCCCTTATCTTTAAAAAGTACTTTAACAAATTTAGGTATTATTGAAAGTGTTTTAATTATCTGGAGTTATGCCAAAACTAAATTATTGTTTTTTGATAATAAAAAAGAAGCTGAAACCTTTGAAGATTGGGTAATTACTTCTTTTGGTGAGAGATTATATCGTACTTTTTTTAAAACTTATACAGAAAAAGTATGGGGAATTCCTTGTAATCAAATTCAAGCGGAATGGGCAAAACAAAGAATCAAAGGATTGTCTTTAAAAGAGGCAATAATGAATATTTTTTTTGGTAAAAGTAATACTAAAAGTTTAATTAATCAATTTGATTATCCTATTCTTGGACCGGGTATGATGTGGGAAGCCTTTGCTGATGCGATCGAAAATAAAGGAGCAAAGGTACAATTAAACAGTAAAATCATTAAAATTAATCGAAAAAGTACAAAAATATTATCTATAGAAGTAGAAGAAAAAGGAAAAATAAAAATTATCGAAGGAAAGCATTTTGTTTCGAGTATGCCCGTCACAAAATTGTTAAGTATCATTGAGCCAAAACCTCCAGATAATATTTTAAATGTGGCAAATAAATTAAAATATAGAGATTTTTTAATAGTTGCTTTAATTATTGATGCAGAAGATTTATTTCCCGATAATTGGATATATATTCACGATCAAAATTTTAGAGTCGGTAGGATTCAAAATTTTAAAAATTGGAGTCAAAAAATGGTACCTGATATAACTAAAACTTGTTTAGGAATGGAATATTTTTGTTCAGAAGGTGATGATTTGTGGAGTTTATCTAATTCAGAATTGATTAAATTAGCAACCCAAGAATTAGAAAGATTAGGATTAGCTAAATATAAATTAGTTGAAGAAGGCACAGTATTACGTCAGAAAAAAGCCTATCCTGTTTATGACAAAAATTATTATCAATATTTAACTACTATTAAAGATTATTTAGGTACTTTTGAAAATTTACAAACTATTGGGAGAAATGGAATGCACCGTTATAATAATCAAGATCATTCTATGTTAACAGGATTATTAGCGGCTAAAAATATTCTTGGAGAAAAACACGACTTATGGGAAGTTAATACTGAACGTTCTTATTATGAGGAATTTAGGACTTAG
- a CDS encoding sulfotransferase family protein, which translates to MNNLTKFISTFKSEGKLPNFIIIGAMKSGTTSLHYYLNSHPEIFMSKEKELNFFIKSNELPLGTWEKGIDWYKSQFMGNAKIYGEASPNYTLYPTIKGIPQRMHSIIPNAKLIYIVRDPIERIISHYVHRYADGKENRTLTEALTDFDNNFYICRSQYYLQIEQYLQYYSPKNILVISTEELSKVPKKTLQTIFNFLGVSNYSEIIKHKKKLHKSIYKRRKNKLGNKISTLPIFSKIDHLPQPWRYHLKKFIYFPFSTPVSKPILDQELRLRLIEYLKEDVNYLREYTQKDFKKWCL; encoded by the coding sequence ATGAATAATTTAACTAAATTTATATCTACATTTAAGTCTGAAGGAAAACTGCCCAATTTTATCATTATTGGAGCAATGAAAAGTGGGACTACTAGCCTACATTATTACTTAAATTCTCATCCAGAAATATTCATGTCCAAAGAAAAAGAATTAAACTTTTTTATAAAATCTAATGAATTGCCTTTAGGCACTTGGGAAAAAGGTATAGATTGGTATAAATCTCAGTTTATGGGTAATGCTAAAATTTACGGTGAGGCTTCCCCTAACTATACACTATATCCTACCATAAAAGGTATTCCTCAAAGAATGCACTCTATTATTCCAAATGCTAAATTAATCTATATTGTTCGAGATCCCATTGAGAGAATTATCTCCCATTATGTTCATAGATATGCTGACGGAAAGGAAAATCGCACCTTAACAGAAGCATTGACAGATTTTGACAATAATTTCTATATTTGTCGTAGTCAGTATTACTTGCAAATAGAGCAATATTTACAGTACTATTCACCCAAAAATATTCTGGTTATCTCCACTGAAGAATTATCAAAAGTTCCCAAGAAAACTCTACAAACTATTTTCAATTTTTTAGGGGTATCCAACTATTCTGAAATAATTAAACATAAAAAAAAGTTACATAAGTCCATTTATAAACGCAGAAAAAACAAATTGGGTAACAAAATTTCTACTTTACCTATTTTTTCAAAAATAGATCATCTTCCCCAACCCTGGAGATACCATCTAAAGAAATTTATTTATTTTCCTTTTTCTACCCCTGTAAGTAAACCTATTTTAGATCAAGAATTACGTCTGAGATTAATTGAATATCTGAAAGAAGATGTTAATTATTTGCGTGAATATACACAAAAAGATTTTAAGAAATGGTGTCTTTAA
- a CDS encoding sulfotransferase, translating into MKKVKKEDSFFEKIIKLIDAIQVYLPSAYGGWKNRQFWTDIQTYCLFLGYPRSGHSLMGALLNAHPNILIAHELGALKYADLGFKRWQIYYLLMKKAELSAEKDRKLGGYNYYVPNQWQGKFTQIKVIGDKQGEGTTLRLHSNSGHLQRLHNTVNVNLKFINITRNPYDNITTMSKKTSKLDYDLLKSIHHYFFLCDTISTFKETLKSDEIYELKHESFLQNPQFYLNEICHFLGVETTEEYLNDCAKIVYSSPNKSRHTVNWTPELIAQVQSKIDQYEFLSGYTYDT; encoded by the coding sequence ATGAAAAAAGTTAAAAAAGAAGATTCATTTTTTGAAAAAATAATCAAATTAATTGATGCAATTCAAGTATATTTACCCTCGGCTTATGGAGGTTGGAAAAATAGACAATTTTGGACTGATATTCAAACCTATTGTTTATTTTTAGGTTATCCAAGAAGTGGGCACAGTCTTATGGGAGCATTATTAAATGCCCATCCAAATATTCTCATTGCCCATGAATTGGGTGCTTTAAAATATGCTGATTTAGGGTTTAAACGATGGCAAATTTATTATCTTTTGATGAAAAAAGCTGAATTATCAGCAGAAAAAGATCGTAAATTAGGAGGTTATAATTACTATGTACCCAATCAATGGCAAGGAAAATTTACTCAGATAAAAGTAATTGGTGATAAACAAGGAGAAGGTACAACCTTAAGACTTCATTCCAATTCAGGTCATCTTCAGCGTTTACATAATACAGTTAATGTCAACCTTAAATTTATTAATATTACCAGAAATCCCTATGATAATATTACAACGATGTCGAAAAAAACATCTAAATTAGATTATGATTTATTAAAAAGTATTCATCACTATTTCTTTTTGTGTGATACTATTTCCACTTTTAAAGAAACTCTTAAATCTGATGAAATATATGAGCTAAAACATGAATCATTTTTGCAAAATCCTCAGTTTTATCTTAATGAAATATGTCATTTTCTAGGTGTTGAAACAACAGAAGAGTATCTCAATGACTGTGCAAAAATTGTCTATTCTTCTCCTAATAAAAGTCGTCATACAGTTAACTGGACACCAGAATTAATTGCTCAAGTTCAAAGTAAAATTGATCAATATGAATTTTTATCAGGCTATACCTATGACACTTAA
- a CDS encoding lipopolysaccharide biosynthesis protein has product MSIRKKIVEGLFWSSIQNWGSQAGSFIIFITLARLLTPSALGLVALANLFIKFFQLVLAFGFIQKLIQKEDINDLEINTVFWTQICVGFFLTFSIFVTADYIANGFQQPLLTPILQTLSFLFIIRAFSETQRGLLVRAFRFKAIAIRSLFSIIMSGIVGILMAVNNYGVWSLVGQQLTYEITGVLVLWKASDWRPKLQFSVTDLRSFFSFGINILGYQLTQFFNQRTDSLLVGYFLGEVSLGYYTIAHRILEVMSQLLIGTLNQIALPLFSRLQNDDLRFFDVYYTATQWTCLITFPMFLSVIIVSPELIVTVFGEKWLNVVPILEIISLAGIIRGITFFQRSAFVALGKPNLQFKLALINSILNLIFCLIAIPWGISTIALAYVLSDYVAFPLGQWMLSKLISLSWKHYLSNFLAPISCTFGMILVMILSKNLLTINLEPYLRLIIISLIGGVTYIFSLIILFPVIFQQIWSLIKLN; this is encoded by the coding sequence ATGAGTATTAGAAAAAAAATAGTTGAAGGTTTATTTTGGTCAAGTATTCAAAATTGGGGAAGTCAAGCAGGATCATTTATTATATTCATAACTTTAGCTCGTTTACTAACTCCTTCGGCTCTTGGTTTAGTTGCTTTAGCTAATTTATTTATCAAATTTTTTCAGCTTGTTTTAGCCTTCGGTTTTATTCAAAAATTAATTCAAAAAGAGGATATTAATGATCTAGAAATTAATACCGTATTTTGGACTCAAATTTGTGTCGGATTTTTCTTAACTTTCTCTATTTTTGTCACTGCTGATTATATTGCCAACGGTTTTCAACAACCTTTATTAACTCCTATTTTACAAACCCTTTCTTTTTTATTTATCATTCGTGCTTTTAGTGAAACTCAAAGAGGTTTATTAGTCCGGGCATTTCGTTTTAAAGCTATTGCTATTCGCAGTCTATTCAGCATTATTATGTCGGGAATTGTGGGGATATTAATGGCAGTTAATAACTATGGAGTTTGGAGTTTAGTGGGGCAACAATTAACCTATGAAATTACGGGAGTTTTAGTGTTGTGGAAGGCTTCTGATTGGCGACCAAAATTACAATTTTCGGTGACAGATTTACGCAGTTTTTTTAGTTTTGGCATTAATATTCTCGGTTATCAATTAACTCAGTTTTTTAACCAACGTACTGACAGTTTATTAGTGGGATATTTTTTAGGAGAAGTGAGTTTAGGATATTATACGATCGCCCATCGAATTTTAGAAGTAATGAGTCAATTATTAATCGGAACATTAAATCAAATAGCTTTACCTTTATTTTCCCGTTTACAAAATGATGATCTGCGTTTTTTTGATGTCTATTATACGGCAACTCAATGGACTTGTTTGATTACTTTCCCGATGTTTTTAAGTGTGATTATTGTTAGCCCAGAATTGATTGTAACTGTATTTGGAGAAAAATGGCTCAATGTTGTTCCCATTCTGGAAATAATCAGTTTAGCGGGAATAATTAGGGGAATTACTTTCTTTCAAAGATCAGCTTTTGTGGCTTTAGGAAAACCCAATTTACAGTTTAAATTAGCATTAATTAATAGTATTTTAAATCTAATTTTTTGTTTAATCGCTATTCCTTGGGGCATAAGTACGATCGCCCTTGCTTATGTTCTCAGTGACTATGTAGCATTTCCTTTAGGGCAATGGATGTTAAGTAAATTAATTTCTCTATCATGGAAACATTATTTAAGCAATTTTTTAGCACCAATTAGCTGTACTTTCGGGATGATTTTAGTAATGATTTTAAGTAAGAATTTATTAACGATAAATCTTGAACCTTATTTAAGATTAATTATTATTTCGCTCATAGGTGGGGTGACTTATATTTTTAGTTTAATCATACTATTCCCTGTTATATTTCAGCAAATATGGAGTTTAATCAAATTAAATTAA
- a CDS encoding NAD-dependent epimerase/dehydratase family protein, which translates to MKILITGATGFIGSHLTKNLIKQGYDVKILASSAVRELNYQIIILKFLTRKPLEN; encoded by the coding sequence ATGAAAATATTAATAACAGGAGCAACGGGATTTATTGGGAGTCATCTAACCAAAAATTTGATCAAACAAGGATATGATGTCAAAATTTTAGCTTCTTCGGCAGTGAGAGAATTAAATTATCAAATTATCATCCTCAAGTTTCTAACGAGAAAGCCATTAGAGAATTAG
- a CDS encoding glycosyltransferase: MEYPLFSVIIPTYARPQKLSECLSALSEMDYPNFEVVIVDDGSPMSLDEIIIIWQKKLTINLVKQENRGPSTARNSGVNYAKGKFLAFTDDDCIPTKDWLNQFAQQLDKTPDALVGGCTINGLDHNIYASTSQMLVDYLYDYYNKGDNKNRQTSFFTSNNFAVSKEIFMQIGGFSQLLTTAEDRELCDRALTLGYEMIYLPSAVVYHYHDLTLIQFWRQHFNYGRGAIHFNLVRAERNVGKIKAEGSFFYLNLFLYPFKQGYYFRCIIISGLLVLTQIAHTVGCFQERRRINKSLSIKLDL, encoded by the coding sequence ATGGAATATCCTTTATTTTCTGTTATCATTCCCACTTATGCTCGTCCTCAAAAACTCTCTGAGTGTTTATCAGCTTTGTCAGAAATGGATTACCCTAATTTTGAAGTGGTGATTGTAGATGACGGTAGCCCCATGAGTTTAGATGAAATTATTATCATCTGGCAAAAAAAATTAACTATAAATCTAGTGAAACAAGAAAATAGAGGACCTTCTACCGCTCGAAATTCAGGGGTTAACTACGCTAAGGGAAAATTTTTAGCCTTTACCGATGATGATTGTATTCCCACCAAGGATTGGTTAAATCAATTTGCCCAACAATTAGACAAAACGCCCGATGCTTTAGTCGGTGGGTGTACGATTAATGGACTTGATCATAATATTTACGCTTCCACTAGTCAAATGTTAGTCGATTATCTTTATGATTACTACAATAAAGGAGATAACAAAAACCGTCAAACCAGTTTTTTTACTTCTAATAATTTCGCTGTTTCTAAAGAAATATTTATGCAGATAGGAGGATTTAGTCAACTCCTAACGACAGCTGAAGATCGGGAATTGTGCGATCGAGCCTTAACCTTAGGATATGAAATGATTTATCTTCCTTCGGCGGTGGTGTATCACTACCATGATTTAACCTTGATTCAATTTTGGCGACAACACTTTAACTACGGTAGAGGGGCAATTCACTTTAATTTAGTCAGAGCGGAAAGAAATGTAGGTAAAATTAAGGCTGAGGGATCATTTTTTTATCTTAATCTCTTTCTTTATCCCTTTAAACAAGGTTATTATTTTCGTTGTATTATAATTTCTGGATTATTAGTATTAACTCAAATTGCCCATACCGTTGGTTGCTTTCAGGAAAGAAGAAGAATTAATAAGTCTTTAAGTATAAAATTAGACCTATGA
- a CDS encoding DUF29 domain-containing protein, which translates to MTVIEKLYLKNLYEIDDHLWLEKTIDLLKEKKFKELDLENLIEELESLARRDKLAIKSLLEQIIRHLLLLQYWEEERERNYRHWRSEVTSFRGQINQRMTTNFYNYLSDNIQETYKYARKYVKDKSGLDIFPVDCPYHLEQLLDEDWFPQF; encoded by the coding sequence ATGACAGTAATAGAAAAATTATACTTAAAAAATTTGTACGAAATTGATGATCATTTGTGGCTAGAAAAAACCATTGATTTATTGAAAGAAAAAAAATTTAAGGAATTGGACTTAGAAAACTTAATTGAGGAGTTAGAAAGTTTGGCAAGACGAGATAAATTAGCGATAAAAAGCCTCTTAGAACAGATAATTAGACATTTACTCTTATTGCAATATTGGGAAGAAGAAAGAGAAAGAAATTATCGTCACTGGCGTTCAGAAGTTACCAGTTTTAGAGGTCAAATTAACCAAAGAATGACCACTAATTTTTATAACTATTTATCTGACAATATCCAAGAAACTTATAAATATGCTCGAAAATATGTAAAGGATAAATCAGGATTAGATATTTTTCCAGTGGATTGTCCGTATCATTTAGAACAATTATTAGACGAAGATTGGTTTCCGCAATTTTAA
- a CDS encoding alkaline phosphatase family protein, translated as MSNPVIAIGLDSADPILLEKWMAQGHLPNLEKIRSQGSYGRIYNPVNYADQKTKEQFTFTEPLWAIFTTGCLPNKTGYWSPVKYSPDNYKVEYDRINGTYDYQEYKPFYSLLENHHITIFDLPVTGLCKELKGLQVLAWGGHDPFTPRHSQPPELLPELNEKYGEDNIYGNDTGVWWNKKYCQWLPPALKKAISQRSAICQDLLTREPWDLFITVISETHTAGHDLYYTQDNHPLYSIFSKNAHNQDLMLEVFQKADQAIGEILSQVPENAYIIIFSLHGMDVNVTDLFTMFFLPEFLYRFNFNQSAIAHGEIKTTPPVMITNPLRHSWLGEIWVRNHPPNLMQKLFKSLTPSQFLYSAKNGLDCPFSLLKEKDDLVWAPSRWYQPLWHQMKAFALPAFNDGQIRLNLKGRESQGIVDASEYNSVCEEITTQLLQLVDGRTGKPIVKRVIRTRKSPLIDDSKLPDADLIVKWEENPTDVVDSPKYGRIGPVPYFRPGGHRAGGFLMAKGEGIIENSSFGSGNIVDLAPTILKLMDVPIPEYFDGKPLF; from the coding sequence ATGAGTAATCCCGTTATAGCTATTGGTTTAGACTCCGCCGATCCCATTTTATTGGAAAAATGGATGGCACAAGGACACTTACCCAACTTAGAGAAAATTCGATCGCAAGGTAGTTATGGTCGAATATACAATCCGGTTAACTACGCAGATCAAAAAACCAAAGAACAATTTACGTTTACCGAACCTCTCTGGGCTATCTTTACAACAGGTTGTTTGCCCAATAAAACAGGTTACTGGAGTCCAGTTAAATACTCCCCAGATAACTATAAAGTTGAGTACGATCGCATCAATGGAACTTATGACTACCAAGAATATAAACCTTTTTATAGCCTCTTAGAAAATCACCATATCACCATTTTTGATCTCCCTGTTACCGGTTTATGTAAAGAATTAAAGGGATTGCAGGTATTGGCTTGGGGGGGACATGATCCCTTTACTCCTCGTCATTCTCAACCCCCTGAACTGTTACCAGAGCTTAACGAGAAGTATGGAGAAGATAATATCTATGGAAATGATACTGGTGTTTGGTGGAATAAAAAATACTGTCAATGGTTGCCCCCGGCTTTAAAAAAAGCTATTTCCCAACGCTCGGCTATTTGTCAAGATTTGCTTACCCGTGAGCCATGGGATTTATTCATAACCGTAATTAGCGAAACCCATACTGCAGGACACGATTTGTATTATACCCAAGACAATCATCCCCTTTACTCCATTTTTTCAAAGAATGCCCACAACCAAGATTTAATGTTAGAGGTTTTTCAAAAAGCCGATCAAGCTATTGGAGAAATACTCTCCCAAGTTCCCGAAAATGCCTACATAATTATTTTTTCCCTTCATGGCATGGATGTTAATGTAACAGATTTATTCACCATGTTTTTTTTACCAGAGTTTTTATATCGTTTTAATTTTAATCAAAGTGCGATCGCCCATGGGGAAATCAAGACCACTCCTCCTGTAATGATTACCAATCCCCTAAGACATTCTTGGTTAGGAGAAATTTGGGTAAGAAATCATCCCCCCAACCTAATGCAAAAACTCTTTAAATCATTAACCCCTAGTCAGTTTCTCTATTCAGCTAAAAACGGTTTAGACTGCCCTTTCTCTTTACTAAAAGAAAAAGACGATTTAGTGTGGGCGCCTTCACGATGGTATCAACCCCTATGGCATCAGATGAAAGCCTTTGCTTTACCCGCTTTTAATGATGGACAAATTCGGCTTAACCTGAAAGGTAGAGAAAGTCAAGGAATAGTAGATGCTTCTGAGTATAATTCTGTTTGTGAGGAAATAACAACACAACTCTTACAATTAGTAGATGGCAGAACAGGAAAACCAATTGTGAAACGAGTGATTCGCACCCGAAAATCTCCTTTAATAGACGATTCTAAGCTCCCTGATGCCGATTTAATCGTGAAATGGGAAGAAAATCCTACAGATGTGGTGGATAGCCCTAAATATGGACGTATTGGCCCTGTTCCTTATTTTCGACCTGGAGGACATAGAGCGGGAGGTTTTTTAATGGCAAAAGGAGAAGGTATTATAGAAAATTCCAGTTTTGGTAGTGGAAATATTGTTGATCTTGCCCCGACAATTTTAAAATTAATGGATGTACCAATTCCTGAATATTTTGACGGAAAACCTTTGTTTTAA
- a CDS encoding GNAT family N-acetyltransferase yields the protein MSRELTTRFLAENEYEAWTKFVCESPTGSVYSLPEYLEVLCTITGDSFRILAVFQGKELVGGVALYETWSTFSLVAVASPRPLLSYHSPVLRVYNTTYPSQIRARYVAILQALINKLSEIPYVYLNLSISHLINDMRPFLKVGWTVFPNYSYLVSLKDTQQVWQKMEQNLRRLVNRGIKNNLVFTDDDDFDSFYKLYSDTYQRKGLSLYFSENKYRKYFELLREKNLCRLHQVRLDNGSSIGAFLILTSSHPVSNTVFAGSDVNYLNLGSVAFLRWKSFEKLAELGYESNDLTGASLNTVNNFKNQLGGELIHNWIAEKPPHWSYLIYRNIKSFIL from the coding sequence ATGAGTAGAGAATTAACCACGAGATTTTTAGCAGAAAATGAATATGAAGCATGGACAAAATTTGTCTGTGAATCACCCACAGGAAGCGTCTATAGTTTACCCGAATATTTAGAAGTTTTATGTACAATAACAGGAGATAGTTTTAGAATTTTAGCAGTATTTCAAGGTAAGGAATTAGTTGGCGGTGTTGCCCTTTATGAAACTTGGTCAACTTTTTCTCTAGTTGCCGTTGCTTCTCCTCGTCCTCTTTTATCTTACCATAGCCCTGTTTTAAGAGTATATAACACTACTTATCCTAGCCAAATAAGAGCTAGATATGTCGCTATTTTACAGGCTTTAATTAATAAATTATCTGAGATTCCTTATGTTTATTTAAACCTGAGTATTTCTCATTTAATTAATGATATGAGGCCTTTTTTAAAAGTGGGATGGACAGTTTTTCCTAATTATAGTTATTTGGTGTCTCTTAAAGATACTCAACAAGTTTGGCAAAAAATGGAACAAAATCTTCGCCGTTTAGTTAATCGAGGAATTAAAAATAATTTAGTTTTTACTGATGATGATGATTTTGATAGTTTTTATAAATTGTATTCAGACACTTATCAACGGAAAGGACTTTCATTATATTTTTCAGAAAATAAGTATAGAAAATATTTTGAACTATTACGAGAAAAAAATCTTTGCAGACTCCATCAAGTACGTTTAGATAATGGTAGCTCGATCGGAGCATTTTTGATTTTAACAAGTTCTCATCCAGTTAGTAATACCGTTTTTGCAGGTAGTGATGTTAATTACTTAAATTTAGGAAGTGTGGCATTTTTAAGGTGGAAATCCTTTGAAAAATTAGCCGAATTGGGTTATGAAAGTAATGATTTAACAGGCGCTTCTTTGAACACAGTTAACAATTTTAAAAATCAACTAGGAGGGGAATTAATTCATAATTGGATAGCAGAAAAACCACCCCATTGGAGTTATCTTATTTACCGAAATATAAAAAGTTTTATTCTGTGA
- a CDS encoding glycosyltransferase family 2 protein yields MTKISVIIPTYNRLERLKNCLESFTKINYDKDLFEIIIVDDGSSQSLDNIIKSFEKILNLTYLKQENTGPATARNNGATKAKGKYLVFTDDDCEPDTEWLGHFNKIWEINPDAVLGGKTINKLTNNIYSQASQCLVDYLYKYYNFDTQKAQFFTSNNFALPKHIFKDLGGFNTTFPLAAGEDRELCYRLFQQDFTMIYVEKAIIYHAHLLTFKGFWRQHFNYGQGAKYFHSIKTKNIKVEPIKFYWQLLTYPLEWDTNNNQKLSIIFLFLLSQIANTFGFFLR; encoded by the coding sequence ATGACAAAAATATCCGTAATTATTCCTACTTATAATCGTCTTGAAAGACTTAAAAACTGTTTAGAATCTTTCACAAAAATAAATTATGATAAAGACTTATTTGAAATCATTATTGTTGATGATGGTAGCTCTCAATCCCTAGATAATATTATCAAAAGTTTTGAAAAAATATTAAATTTAACTTATCTTAAACAAGAAAATACTGGTCCTGCTACTGCTAGAAATAATGGAGCGACAAAAGCGAAGGGTAAATATCTTGTTTTTACTGATGATGACTGTGAGCCTGATACGGAATGGTTAGGTCATTTTAACAAAATTTGGGAGATCAATCCTGATGCAGTTTTAGGAGGTAAAACCATTAATAAATTAACCAATAATATTTATTCTCAAGCTAGTCAATGTTTAGTAGATTATCTTTATAAATACTATAATTTTGATACTCAAAAAGCACAATTTTTTACTTCTAATAATTTTGCCCTTCCTAAACATATTTTTAAAGATTTAGGCGGATTTAATACTACTTTTCCTCTAGCGGCAGGAGAAGATCGAGAGTTATGTTATCGACTTTTTCAACAAGATTTTACCATGATTTATGTGGAAAAAGCTATTATTTATCATGCCCATTTATTAACTTTTAAGGGTTTTTGGCGACAACATTTTAATTATGGTCAAGGAGCAAAGTATTTTCACAGTATAAAAACTAAAAATATAAAAGTAGAACCCATAAAATTCTATTGGCAATTATTAACTTATCCCTTAGAATGGGATACAAATAATAATCAAAAATTATCGATTATTTTCTTATTTTTACTATCACAAATAGCTAATACTTTCGGATTTTTTTTAAGATAA